A genomic region of Zea mays cultivar B73 chromosome 6, Zm-B73-REFERENCE-NAM-5.0, whole genome shotgun sequence contains the following coding sequences:
- the LOC109940629 gene encoding ABC transporter G family member 45-like, producing the protein MKRGGQLIYSGSVGPLSSNMIKYFEAIPGVPKINKGQNPATWMLDISSHITEYEIGVDYAEIFCNSYLYRENRVLIDELEQPEPNTDALYFPQGYWQNFTTQCVACLWKQSCAYSKNSENNVVRFINTFAVSIMFGIVFWKIGSSM; encoded by the exons ATGAAAAGAGGCGGCCAGCTCATATACAGTGGTTCGGTAGGTCCACTCTCTAGCAACATGATAAAGTATTTTGAG GCCATACCAGGCGTTCCTAAAATAAACAAGGGACAAAACCCAGCAACATGGATGTTAGACATCAGTTCACACATAACAGAATATGAAATTGGAGTGGACTATGCAGAAATTTTTTGCAATTCCTACCTGTACAG GGAGAACAGGGTTCTAATTGATGAATTGGAACAACCAGAACCAAACACAGATGCTCTGTATTTTCCTCAGGGTTATTGGCAAAACTTTACGACACAATGTGTGGCATGTTTGTGGAAGCAAAGTTGTGCATACTCGAAAAACTCAGAAAACAATGTTGTCCGGTTCATTAACACTTTTGCTGTTTCAATCATGTTTGGAATTGTATTCTGGAAAATTGGCTCAAGCATGTAA